The following proteins are co-located in the Apium graveolens cultivar Ventura chromosome 5, ASM990537v1, whole genome shotgun sequence genome:
- the LOC141659223 gene encoding protein trichome birefringence-like 10, protein MSKCSYQAELDTMPFTAYNFKKIKSHLRLFEPSVRILVVIFVTVLVTCCFLYFNYGDLSRGFQFSMQPEKLHGAGGSRRKIEYLSENGGSCDVFEGDWVWDDSYPLYQSKDCKFLDDGFRCSENGRPDFFYTKWRWQPNDCDLPRFDAKLMLEKLRNKRLVFVGDSIGRNQWESLLCMLSSVVANKGSIYEVNGKPITKHKGFLVFMFEDYNCTVEYYRAPFLVSQGRPPAKSPPNVRSTLNLDQLDWSYLKWRDADILVFNTGHWWNFEKTTRMGCYFQEGREVKMEMQVDAAYRKSLETVVGFIKRELNTSKTQVFFRTYSPVHFRGGDWRNGGGCHEEKLPELDPYRLSSHSLGNYNIFKEVLSSPLNKSFGSHLEVLDVSNMSLRRKDGHSSIYYLVPPSSHARQDCSHWCLPGVPDSWNELLYALFLKREASLVTNSSKLWTTA, encoded by the exons ATGTCTAAATGCTCATATCAAGCAGAGTTAGACACAATGCCTTTTACAGCATATAATTTCAAGAAAATAAAGAGTCATCTTAGACTTTTCGAACCTTCTGTCAGAATTCTGGTTGTAATCTTTGTTACTGTTTTAGTTACATGTTGCTTTCTTTACTTTAACTATGGAGACTTGTCTAGAGGGTTTCAGTTTTCGATGCAACCTGAGAAGCTTCATGGGGCTGGTGGTTCGCGTAGAAAGATCGAGTATTTAAGCGAAAATGGTGGTTCTTGTGATGTGTTTGAGGGTGACTGGGTGTGGGATGATAGCTATCCTTTGTACCAGTCTAAAGATTGTAAGTTTTTGGATGATGGATTCAGGTGTTCGGAGAATGGCCGTCCTGATTTTTTCTACACTAAGTGGCGGTGGCAGCCTAACGATTGTGATCTTCCCAG ATTTGATGCAAAATTAATGTTGGAGAAATTGCGGAACAAAAGGTTAGTTTTCGTTGGAGACTCGATTGGAAGAAACCAGTGGGAGTCCCTTCTCTGCATGCTATCTTCTGTGGTTGCCAATAAGGGATCAATTTATGAAGTTAATGGCAAACCAATTACTAAGCACAAAGGGTTCTTGGTCTTCATGTTTGAGGACTATAATTGCACAGTGGAGTACTATAGGGCTCCGTTTCTCGTGTCTCAGGGCAGGCCTCCTGCTAAATCTCCACCAAATGTAAGAAGTACCCTCAACTTAGATCAGCTGGATTGGAGCTATTTGAAATGGAGAGATGCAGATATTTTGGTTTTCAACACAGGACACTGGTGGAATTTCGAGAAGACCACTAGAAT GGGTTGCTACTTTCAAGAAGGAAGAGAAGTGAAGATGGAGATGCAAGTAGATGCTGCATATCGGAAGTCCTTAGAAACTGTCGTGGGTTTTATAAAGCGGGAATTGAATACAAGCAAGACTCAAGTCTTTTTTCGTACTTATTCCCCTGTACATTTCAG AGGCGGGGATTGGAGAAATGGCGGAGGCTGCCACGAGGAGAAACTTCCAGAACTAGACCCCTACAGATTGTCATCTCACAGTTTAGGAAACTACAACATTTTTAAAGAAGTATTATCATCCCCGTTGAACAAATCGTTTGGTAGTCATTTAGAAGTGTTAGATGTTAGTAATATGAGTTtgagaagaaaagatggacattCATCTATTTATTATCTTGTTCCACCATCGTCTCACGCAAGACAGGACTGCAGCCACTGGTGTCTACCTGGAGTTCCGGATTCGTGGAATGAGCTGCTGTACGCTCTTTTTCTAAAGCGAGAGGCGTCTCTTGTCACGAATTCATCTAAGCTGTGGACAACTGCATGA
- the LOC141659221 gene encoding putative aspartic proteinase GIP2, producing the protein MFGPSYHLIYTPYFTICTTCLYIFANISLPFQHSTFSHLHQFGPLYRLLSRFHNPFYISVFPIFQNLYLTMASFIFYHLLFHLLILFLLVTNSEAQPNKQKRSSLVFPIRKDSRTLHYYTTLKVSTEDNHVKVVMDLSGQFTWFNCDIYNLSTYRPIICGSKKCTSAKSEGCMLGCTECKSCNFPSKPGCTNNTCSIDSYNPFTNYLSDQGLGEDTFFADSTNGLTISLNHKSPRPFQFSCANPIQLRKLPAGTKGMTGLANYTISLHTQLSALYELPHKFALCMPSTTNKIPGQMFIGGGPYIFPPYSRDIAEELISTPLVINRQSTAPLYALGEPSKEYFIDVKSIAVDGKRVVDFNSSLLSINEVGDGGTKFTSIFPYTYLETSIYKALVSDFTKAAALRKMKTVASVAPFGACFSLKSIAKSQTGPVVPLIDLMLPDNQQWRFYGGNSMVSVNEEVLCLAFVDAGYKSNPKTSIGIGGYQLENYLIEFDLDSSNVRISPSLLLVNTTCSQSRLMH; encoded by the coding sequence ATGTTTGGTCCTTCGTATCACTTAATCTATACGCCCTATTTCACCATCTGTACCACATGCCTATATATATTTGCAAACATTTCCCTACCATTCCAGCATTCTACGTTTAGTCACTTGCATCAATTTGGTCCTTTGTATCGACTCCTTTCAAGATTTCACAACCCTTTCTACATATCAGTGTTCCCCATCTTCCAAAATTTATACCTGACAATGGCATCTTTCATCTTTTACCATCTTCTCTTTCACTTGTTGATTCTGTTCTTACTTGTAACCAACTCAGAAGCTCAGCCAAACAAACAAAAGCGCTCCTCACTTGTATTTCCAATAAGAAAAGACTCCAGAACATTGCATTACTACACTACTTTAAAAGTTTCAACAGAAGACAACCATGTGAAAGTAGTCATGGATCTGAGCGGCCAGTTCACCTGGTTCAATTGTGACATCTACAACTTATCCACCTACCGTCCTATCATATGTGGCTCCAAGAAATGCACAAGCGCTAAATCAGAAGGATGCATGCTGGGATGCACGGAGTGCAAAAGCTGTAATTTCCCTAGCAAACCCGGGTGCACCAACAATACTTGCAGTATTGACTCTTACAATCCCTTCACCAATTATCTTTCTGACCAAGGCCTAGGAGAGGACACATTCTTTGCTGATTCTACCAATGGCCTAACCATCAGTCTCAACCACAAATCCCCCCGACCATTTCAATTCTCCTGTGCAAATCCTATACAATTGAGAAAATTACCTGCCGGAACCAAAGGCATGACAGGTCTTGCTAATTACACAATTTCATTACATACTCAACTGTCAGCCCTGTATGAGTTGCCTCATAAATTTGCTCTCTGTATGCCTTCTACGACTAATAAAATACCAGGCCAGATGTTCATAGGTGGTGGTCCTTACATTTTTCCACCATATAGTAGAGACATTGCTGAAGAATTAATCAGTACCCCACTTGTTATAAATCGTCAAAGTACCGCCCCATTATATGCCCTTGGTGAACCTTCCAAAGAATACTTCATAGATGTTAAATCTATCGCAGTTGATGGCAAACGTGTTGTCGACTTCAACTCTTCCCTGCTATCCATCAACGAAGTTGGAGACGGTGGTACTAAATTCACTTCCATTTTCCCGTACACCTACTTGGAGACATCCATATACAAGGCTCTTGTAAGTGATTTTACAAAAGCTGCAGCACTCCGAAAGATGAAAACAGTAGCATCTGTGGCGCCATTTGGAGCATGTTTCAGCTTGAAAAGTATAGCTAAAAGCCAAACAGGACCTGTAGTCCCGCTTATAGATCTAATGTTGCCAGACAATCAGCAGTGGAGGTTTTATGGTGGCAATTCAATGGTGTCAGTAAATGAGGAGGTGTTGTGCCTTGCATTTGTCGATGCAGGCTACAAGTCCAACCCAAAAACATCAATTGGGATAGGAGGATATCAACTGGAGAATTATCTAATTGAGTTTGATCTCGATTCATCAAACGTGAGGATCAGCCCTTCACTTTTGCTTGTGAATACAACCTGCTCCCAGTCTCGACTCATGCATTGA
- the LOC141659225 gene encoding nuclear transcription factor Y subunit C-3-like isoform X2, producing MDQQGHGQPPGMGVGGSAQVQYGVPAYQANQMMGSTPPASAGIIQSPQAAGLSSSPAQLAQHQLAYQQIHQQQQQQLQQQLQSFWASQYQEIEQVTDFKNHSLPLARIKKIMKADEDVRMISAEAPVIFARACEMFILELTLRSWNHTEENKRRTLQKNDIAAAITRTDIFDFLVDIVPREDLKDEVLAATIPRGPLPARGPAEGLPYYYMPPQPAAQVGSSGMYMGKPVDQALYGQQPRPYMAPLMWPQQPQPPEES from the coding sequence ATGGATCAGCAAGGGCATGGACAGCCCCCAGGAATGGGGGTGGGTGGCTCAGCTCAGGTGCAATATGGTGTGCCAGCCTATCAAGCTAACCAAATGATGGGATCCACTCCTCCTGCATCGGCTGGTATAATCCAATCTCCGCAAGCAGCAGGTCTTTCATCTTCTCCAGCTCAGCTTGCACAACATCAACTTGCTTATCAGCAAATCcaccagcagcagcaacagcaattGCAGCAACAACTCCAGAGTTTTTGGGCAAGCCAGTACCAAGAAATCGAACAAGTAACTGACTTTAAGAACCATAGTTTACCATTAGCTAGGATCAAGAAGATTATGAAAGCAGATGAGGATGTGAGGATGATATCAGCTGAAGCTCCAGTCATATTTGCACGTGCCTGTGAGATGTTCATTCTCGAGCTGACACTGAGGTCTTGGAATCACACCGAGGAGAACAAAAGGAGGACACTTCAAAAGAATGACATTGCCGCAGCCATCACGAGGACTGATATATTTGATTTCTTGGTTGATATTGTTCCGAGAGAAGATTTAAAAGACGAGGTTCTTGCTGCAACAATCCCAAGAGGGCCCCTTCCAGCACGAGGTCCAGCTGAGGGCCTTCCGTACTATTATATGCCGCCACAACCCGCTGCCCAGGTTGGGTCATCAGGTATGTACATGGGTAAGCCTGTGGATCAAGCCCTTTATGGCCAGCAGCCCCGACCTTACATGGCACCACTGATGTGGCCACAGCAGCCCCAACCTCCTGAAGAATCTTAA
- the LOC141659225 gene encoding nuclear transcription factor Y subunit C-3-like isoform X1, translating to MYISVNSLPPNLESLLRINLCFLTPPANFSLIQFCHSAYKLCCRRILFLYQDRDFKAAELFKALLGSLITGKKMDQQGHGQPPGMGVGGSAQVQYGVPAYQANQMMGSTPPASAGIIQSPQAAGLSSSPAQLAQHQLAYQQIHQQQQQQLQQQLQSFWASQYQEIEQVTDFKNHSLPLARIKKIMKADEDVRMISAEAPVIFARACEMFILELTLRSWNHTEENKRRTLQKNDIAAAITRTDIFDFLVDIVPREDLKDEVLAATIPRGPLPARGPAEGLPYYYMPPQPAAQVGSSGMYMGKPVDQALYGQQPRPYMAPLMWPQQPQPPEES from the exons ATGTATATATCTGTCAACTCACTACCCCCCAACTTAGAAAGCTTACTAAGAATCAATCTCTGTTTTTTAACACCCCCAGCTAACTTTTCTCTCATTCAATTCTGCCATTCTGCATATAAGCTATGCTGTCG TAGGATTTTATTTCTGTACCAAGATCGAGATTTCAAAGCAGCTGAGCTATTTAAAG CACTCCTAGGAAGTTTAATAACTGGAAAAAAAATGGATCAGCAAGGGCATGGACAGCCCCCAGGAATGGGGGTGGGTGGCTCAGCTCAGGTGCAATATGGTGTGCCAGCCTATCAAGCTAACCAAATGATGGGATCCACTCCTCCTGCATCGGCTGGTATAATCCAATCTCCGCAAGCAGCAGGTCTTTCATCTTCTCCAGCTCAGCTTGCACAACATCAACTTGCTTATCAGCAAATCcaccagcagcagcaacagcaattGCAGCAACAACTCCAGAGTTTTTGGGCAAGCCAGTACCAAGAAATCGAACAAGTAACTGACTTTAAGAACCATAGTTTACCATTAGCTAGGATCAAGAAGATTATGAAAGCAGATGAGGATGTGAGGATGATATCAGCTGAAGCTCCAGTCATATTTGCACGTGCCTGTGAGATGTTCATTCTCGAGCTGACACTGAGGTCTTGGAATCACACCGAGGAGAACAAAAGGAGGACACTTCAAAAGAATGACATTGCCGCAGCCATCACGAGGACTGATATATTTGATTTCTTGGTTGATATTGTTCCGAGAGAAGATTTAAAAGACGAGGTTCTTGCTGCAACAATCCCAAGAGGGCCCCTTCCAGCACGAGGTCCAGCTGAGGGCCTTCCGTACTATTATATGCCGCCACAACCCGCTGCCCAGGTTGGGTCATCAGGTATGTACATGGGTAAGCCTGTGGATCAAGCCCTTTATGGCCAGCAGCCCCGACCTTACATGGCACCACTGATGTGGCCACAGCAGCCCCAACCTCCTGAAGAATCTTAA
- the LOC141661940 gene encoding putative aspartic proteinase GIP2, which translates to MSTSIFFHLALLCCLLSTSSAKIGRPSRPKGLLFPVSKDPSTLQYTTQIKQRTPLVPVKLTIDLGGQFLWTDCQKGYTTSTYSPARCKSNSCSLAKSGNCLTECYYRARPGCTNNTCTLFPDNAIASASTTGTLGSDVISVQSAFGGPRVTISQFLFVCGSSSLLDKLSRNVTGMAGLGRTNVSMPSQFSDAFKLKRKFGMCLSSSSSNGAILFGDFDSSTAPLTYTPLLINPVSTAGIMTEGEVSADYFIGVKSIKINEKVVPINAKLLSINATQGNGGTKISTIHPYTVLETSIYKALVKAFVTELKVPRVKSVAPFGACFSSKNIGTVYTGPAVPKIDLVLQSKDVYWRIYGRNSMVQVSKDVMCLGFVNGGNPTTSIVLGGHQLEENLLEIDTEFSKLGFSSLLFRKQICANYNFVAKS; encoded by the coding sequence ATGTCTACATCAATTTTCTTTCACTTGGCTTTACTTTGTTGTCTCCTTTCGACATCATCAGCCAAAATTGGTAGACCTAGTCGTCCCAAAGGCCTCCTTTTTCCTGTCTCAAAAGACCCATCAACTCTCCAGTACACAACACAAATCAAACAGAGAACTCCTCTTGTTCCTGTCAAGCTGACTATAGATCTCGGGGGCCAATTCCTATGGACCGACTGTCAAAAAGGCTACACCACCTCAACGTACAGCCCAGCACGTTGCAAATCAAACTCATGCTCACTTGCCAAGTCAGGTAACTGCTTGACCGAGTGTTACTATCGTGCTAGGCCTGGTTGCACCAACAACACATGCACACTTTTTCCAGACAACGCTATCGCTTCAGCTTCTACAACAGGAACCCTGGGTTCCGATGTCATCTCTGTCCAGTCTGCATTCGGTGGGCCACGTGTCACTATATCACAGTTTCTGTTTGTCTGTGGTTCCTCGTCTTTATTAGACAAACTTTCTAGAAATGTCACTGGCATGGCAGGCCTTGGAAGGACTAATGTGTCGATGCCTTCACAATTTTCTGATGCATTTAAGTTAAAAAGAAAGTTTGGAATGTGCTTGAGTTCAAGTTCATCAAACGGGGCTATCCTTTTTGGAGATTTTGACTCTTCAACTGCACCACTTACTTATACACCACTTCTCATCAATCCAGTAAGTACTGCAGGCATAATGACTGAAGGCGAAGTCTCTGCTGACTACTTTATTGGAGTTAAATCTATTAAGATCAATGAAAAAGTCGTCCCCATAAACGCTAAACTATTGTCAATCAATGCCACTCAGGGTAACGGTGGAACCAAAATCAGCACTATCCATCCATACACAGTCTTGGAAACTTCAATATACAAAGCACTAGTAAAGGCATTTGTAACAGAATTGAAAGTGCCAAGAGTTAAATCCGTGGCACCATTCGGTGCATGTTTTAGCTCCAAGAACATTGGCACTGTCTACACTGGTCCAGCCGTGCCAAAGATTGATCTAGTGTTACAAAGCAAGGATGTTTACTGGAGGATTTACGGCCGTAACTCAATGGTCCAGGTTAGCAAAGATGTTATGTGTTTAGGATTCGTGAATGGAGGAAATCCTACAACTTCAATAGTGCTCGGAGGGCATCAACTAGAGGAGAATCTATTGGAGATTGACACTGAATTTTCTAAACTAGGATTCAGCTCACTCCTGTTCCGTAAGCAGATCTGTGCTAACTACAACTTTGTGGCTAAGTCATAA
- the LOC141659222 gene encoding putative aspartic proteinase GIP2 → MAFSSSTISTHLFLICCLFFIASSTAQTPPRPKGIILSVTKDPSTLQYITEIKQRTPLVPVKLAVDLGGSFLWVDCDKGYTTSSYRPSRCNSASCSLSKASSCLTECYSPSRPGCTNNTCMLFPENQYAPIATSGTLGSDVLSVQSAFTGTPVTISQFLFVCGTTFLLDKLSSGVTGMAGLGRTKVSLPSQFFAAFSLKRKLGVCLSSSSSKGAIFFGEFDSSTAPLTYTPLLINPVSTAGVYALGEASTEYFIGVKSININQKPIKFNSTLLAINATDGYGGTKISSVDKYTTLESSIYQAVINAFVKELNVPKVASVAPFGACFSAKNIGTLYTVPDVPTIDLVLQSKDVYWRIYGGNSMVHVSNDVWCLGFVDGGVNSRTSIVIGGYQVEENLLEIDFAASKLGFSPLLFRKQICANYNFQAKS, encoded by the coding sequence AtggctttttcttcttcaacAATTTCCACTCACTTGTTTCTCATTTGTTGTCTCTTCTTCATAGCTTCTTCGACAGCCCAAACTCCGCCTCGGCCCAAAGGCATCATCCTTTCTGTCACAAAAGATCCATCAACTCTGCAATACATAACAGAGATCAAACAAAGGACACCTCTTGTTCCTGTTAAACTAGCTGTTGATCTTGGTGGCTCGTTCCTATGGGTTGATTGTGATAAAGGCTACACCACCTCATCATACCGTCCATCACGTTGTAACTCGGCCTCATGCTCACTTTCCAAGGCCAGCAGTTGCTTGACTGAGTGTTACTCACCCTCAAGGCCTGGTTGCACCAACAATACGTGCATGTTATTCCCTGAAAACCAATATGCTCCCATAGCAACAAGCGGAACCTTAGGCTCTGATGTCCTGTCCGTTCAATCTGCCTTCACTGGGACACCTGTCACCATATCACAATTCCTTTTTGTTTGTGGTACTACATTTTTGTTAGACAAACTTTCGAGTGGTGTCACCGGCATGGCAGGGCTTGGAAGGACCAAGGTGTCATTGCCTTCCCAATTCTTTGCTGCATTTAGCTTGAAAAGAAAATTGGGAGTGTGCTTGAGTTCATCTTCATCAAAGGGTGCTATATTCTTCGGAGAGTTTGATTCTTCAACAGCACCTCTCACTTACACTCCACTTCTCATTAATCCAGTAAGTACTGCAGGGGTTTACGCTCTAGGTGAAGCTTCTACCGAGTACTTCATTGGTGTTAAATCTATTAACATCAACCAAAAACCTATCAAATTTAATTCAACATTGTTGGCTATCAATGCCACTGACGGTTATGGAGGAACCAAGATTAGCAGTGTAGACAAGTACACAACACTGGAAAGTTCTATCTACCAAGCTGTAATCAATGCATTTGTAAAAGAATTGAATGTGCCTAAAGTTGCATCTGTGGCACCATTCGGGGCATGTTTTAGTGCCAAGAACATTGGCACGTTGTATACAGTCCCGGACGTTCCAACAATCGATCTAGTGTTGCAGAGTAAGGATGTGTACTGGAGAATTTATGGTGGAAACTCGATGGTACATGTAAGCAACGACGTTTGGTGTTTAGGATTTGTGGATGGAGGAGTGAATTCTAGAACGTCAATAGTGATTGGAGGATATCAAGTTGAGGAGAATCTATTGGAGATCGATTTTGCTGCTTCTAAGTTGGGATTTAGCCCGCTCTTGTTCCGTAAACAGATATGTGCCAACTACAACTTCCAAGCCAAATCATGA